One Glycine max cultivar Williams 82 chromosome 4, Glycine_max_v4.0, whole genome shotgun sequence DNA segment encodes these proteins:
- the BZIP19 gene encoding transcription factor TGA7 isoform X1, translated as MKMDIYEPFQQVSMWGGNFKVDGGLNSIASPMLMVGTNVENKSEYIPREPREPSGSGADQETTNKDVNKMLRRLAQNREAARKSRLRKKAYVKQLESSRLKLMQLELEIGKARKQVNQNSEIITFNFAFYCELLIYIPSSVMFKYIPKYLIQGLYMGTALDAGYIGSTSETINPGIVAFEIEYGQWVEEQERRNEELRHAFQTQAPGVQLNVVVQSVLNHYSNLFRMKAEAVKADVLYLLSGAWKPSVERIFLWIGGSRPSQLLNIIVPQLEPLTDQQIVSINNLRLSSQQAEDALSQGLEKLQQSLVHDMAVDPLSVGNLGLQMARTMEKFEALEGFVNQADHLRQQTLLHMSRILSIHQAARGLLALGEYFHRLRTLCSLWSARSCELA; from the exons ATGAAAATGGACATATACGAGCCATTTCAGCAAGTTAGCATGTGGGGGGGCAACTTTAAAGTTGATGGCGGTCTGAATTCAATTGCTTCCCCAATGTTAATGGTTGGCACTAATGTGGAGAACAAG TCAGAGTATATTCCTCGGGAACCAAGAGAGCCTTCTGGTTCTGGAGCCGATCAAGAAACTACAAATAAAGATGTTAATAAG ATGCTAAGACGCCTAGCTCAGAATCGAGAGGCTGCCCGGAAAAGTAGGCTGCGGAAAAAG GCTTATGTTAAACAATTAGAATCAAGCCGTTTGAAGCTCATGCAATTGGAGCTGGAAATTGGGAAAGCAAGAAAGCAGGTGAACCAAAACTCAGAAATTATCACCTTTAATTTTGCTTTTTATTGTGAACTTTTGATTTATATTCCTTCTTCTGTCATGTTTAAGTATATACCAAAATATCTAATTCAGGGTCTGTATATGGGCACTGCATTAGATGCCGGCTATATAGGATCAACATCAGAAACAATAAATCCag GGATTGTTgcttttgaaattgaatatgGACAATGGGTTGAAGAGCAAGAAAGGCGGAATGAAGAACTTAGACATGCATTTCAAACACAAGCACCTGGTGTACAGCTCAACGTAGTGGTTCAGAGTGTCTTAAATCATTACTCAAATCTTTTCAGAATGAAAGCAGAGGCTGTAAAGGCTGATGTCCTCTATTTACTCTCTGGTGCGTGGAAACCATCAGTGGAGCGAATTTTCCTTTGGATTGGAGGCTCCCGTCCATCGCAGCTTCTAAAC ATCATCGTGCCTCAACTTGAGCCTTTGACTGATCAACAAATTGTTAGTATTAACAACCTCCGCCTATCGTCTCAGCAAGCTGAAGATGCTCTTTCACAAGGATTGGAAAAACTTCAGCAGAGTTTGGTCCACGACATGGCAGTTGATCCATTGAGTGTAGGAAACTTGGGACTTCAGATGGCTCGTACTATGGAAAAATTTGAGGCACTAGAAGGTTTTGTAAACCAG GCAGATCACCTTAGGCAACAAACTCTGCTGCACATGTCACGCATCCTGTCAATTCACCAAGCTGCTCGCGGCTTGCTGGCTCTCGGGGAATACTTTCATCGTCTTCGTACCCTTTGCTCTCTCTGGTCTGCTCGTTCATGTGAACTTGCCTAG
- the BZIP19 gene encoding transcription factor TGA3 isoform X4, giving the protein MLRRLAQNREAARKSRLRKKAYVKQLESSRLKLMQLELEIGKARKQGLYMGTALDAGYIGSTSETINPGIVAFEIEYGQWVEEQERRNEELRHAFQTQAPGVQLNVVVQSVLNHYSNLFRMKAEAVKADVLYLLSGAWKPSVERIFLWIGGSRPSQLLNIIVPQLEPLTDQQIVSINNLRLSSQQAEDALSQGLEKLQQSLVHDMAVDPLSVGNLGLQMARTMEKFEALEGFVNQADHLRQQTLLHMSRILSIHQAARGLLALGEYFHRLRTLCSLWSARSCELA; this is encoded by the exons ATGCTAAGACGCCTAGCTCAGAATCGAGAGGCTGCCCGGAAAAGTAGGCTGCGGAAAAAG GCTTATGTTAAACAATTAGAATCAAGCCGTTTGAAGCTCATGCAATTGGAGCTGGAAATTGGGAAAGCAAGAAAGCAG GGTCTGTATATGGGCACTGCATTAGATGCCGGCTATATAGGATCAACATCAGAAACAATAAATCCag GGATTGTTgcttttgaaattgaatatgGACAATGGGTTGAAGAGCAAGAAAGGCGGAATGAAGAACTTAGACATGCATTTCAAACACAAGCACCTGGTGTACAGCTCAACGTAGTGGTTCAGAGTGTCTTAAATCATTACTCAAATCTTTTCAGAATGAAAGCAGAGGCTGTAAAGGCTGATGTCCTCTATTTACTCTCTGGTGCGTGGAAACCATCAGTGGAGCGAATTTTCCTTTGGATTGGAGGCTCCCGTCCATCGCAGCTTCTAAAC ATCATCGTGCCTCAACTTGAGCCTTTGACTGATCAACAAATTGTTAGTATTAACAACCTCCGCCTATCGTCTCAGCAAGCTGAAGATGCTCTTTCACAAGGATTGGAAAAACTTCAGCAGAGTTTGGTCCACGACATGGCAGTTGATCCATTGAGTGTAGGAAACTTGGGACTTCAGATGGCTCGTACTATGGAAAAATTTGAGGCACTAGAAGGTTTTGTAAACCAG GCAGATCACCTTAGGCAACAAACTCTGCTGCACATGTCACGCATCCTGTCAATTCACCAAGCTGCTCGCGGCTTGCTGGCTCTCGGGGAATACTTTCATCGTCTTCGTACCCTTTGCTCTCTCTGGTCTGCTCGTTCATGTGAACTTGCCTAG
- the BZIP19 gene encoding transcription factor TGA3 isoform X2, with protein MKMDIYEPFQQVSMWGGNFKVDGGLNSIASPMLMVGTNVENKSEYIPREPREPSGSGADQETTNKDVNKMLRRLAQNREAARKSRLRKKAYVKQLESSRLKLMQLELEIGKARKQGLYMGTALDAGYIGSTSETINPGIVAFEIEYGQWVEEQERRNEELRHAFQTQAPGVQLNVVVQSVLNHYSNLFRMKAEAVKADVLYLLSGAWKPSVERIFLWIGGSRPSQLLNIIVPQLEPLTDQQIVSINNLRLSSQQAEDALSQGLEKLQQSLVHDMAVDPLSVGNLGLQMARTMEKFEALEGFVNQADHLRQQTLLHMSRILSIHQAARGLLALGEYFHRLRTLCSLWSARSCELA; from the exons ATGAAAATGGACATATACGAGCCATTTCAGCAAGTTAGCATGTGGGGGGGCAACTTTAAAGTTGATGGCGGTCTGAATTCAATTGCTTCCCCAATGTTAATGGTTGGCACTAATGTGGAGAACAAG TCAGAGTATATTCCTCGGGAACCAAGAGAGCCTTCTGGTTCTGGAGCCGATCAAGAAACTACAAATAAAGATGTTAATAAG ATGCTAAGACGCCTAGCTCAGAATCGAGAGGCTGCCCGGAAAAGTAGGCTGCGGAAAAAG GCTTATGTTAAACAATTAGAATCAAGCCGTTTGAAGCTCATGCAATTGGAGCTGGAAATTGGGAAAGCAAGAAAGCAG GGTCTGTATATGGGCACTGCATTAGATGCCGGCTATATAGGATCAACATCAGAAACAATAAATCCag GGATTGTTgcttttgaaattgaatatgGACAATGGGTTGAAGAGCAAGAAAGGCGGAATGAAGAACTTAGACATGCATTTCAAACACAAGCACCTGGTGTACAGCTCAACGTAGTGGTTCAGAGTGTCTTAAATCATTACTCAAATCTTTTCAGAATGAAAGCAGAGGCTGTAAAGGCTGATGTCCTCTATTTACTCTCTGGTGCGTGGAAACCATCAGTGGAGCGAATTTTCCTTTGGATTGGAGGCTCCCGTCCATCGCAGCTTCTAAAC ATCATCGTGCCTCAACTTGAGCCTTTGACTGATCAACAAATTGTTAGTATTAACAACCTCCGCCTATCGTCTCAGCAAGCTGAAGATGCTCTTTCACAAGGATTGGAAAAACTTCAGCAGAGTTTGGTCCACGACATGGCAGTTGATCCATTGAGTGTAGGAAACTTGGGACTTCAGATGGCTCGTACTATGGAAAAATTTGAGGCACTAGAAGGTTTTGTAAACCAG GCAGATCACCTTAGGCAACAAACTCTGCTGCACATGTCACGCATCCTGTCAATTCACCAAGCTGCTCGCGGCTTGCTGGCTCTCGGGGAATACTTTCATCGTCTTCGTACCCTTTGCTCTCTCTGGTCTGCTCGTTCATGTGAACTTGCCTAG
- the BZIP19 gene encoding transcription factor TGA3 isoform X3 encodes MKMDIYEPFQQVSMWGGNFKVDGGLNSIASPMLMVGTNVENKMLRRLAQNREAARKSRLRKKAYVKQLESSRLKLMQLELEIGKARKQGLYMGTALDAGYIGSTSETINPGIVAFEIEYGQWVEEQERRNEELRHAFQTQAPGVQLNVVVQSVLNHYSNLFRMKAEAVKADVLYLLSGAWKPSVERIFLWIGGSRPSQLLNIIVPQLEPLTDQQIVSINNLRLSSQQAEDALSQGLEKLQQSLVHDMAVDPLSVGNLGLQMARTMEKFEALEGFVNQADHLRQQTLLHMSRILSIHQAARGLLALGEYFHRLRTLCSLWSARSCELA; translated from the exons ATGAAAATGGACATATACGAGCCATTTCAGCAAGTTAGCATGTGGGGGGGCAACTTTAAAGTTGATGGCGGTCTGAATTCAATTGCTTCCCCAATGTTAATGGTTGGCACTAATGTGGAGAACAAG ATGCTAAGACGCCTAGCTCAGAATCGAGAGGCTGCCCGGAAAAGTAGGCTGCGGAAAAAG GCTTATGTTAAACAATTAGAATCAAGCCGTTTGAAGCTCATGCAATTGGAGCTGGAAATTGGGAAAGCAAGAAAGCAG GGTCTGTATATGGGCACTGCATTAGATGCCGGCTATATAGGATCAACATCAGAAACAATAAATCCag GGATTGTTgcttttgaaattgaatatgGACAATGGGTTGAAGAGCAAGAAAGGCGGAATGAAGAACTTAGACATGCATTTCAAACACAAGCACCTGGTGTACAGCTCAACGTAGTGGTTCAGAGTGTCTTAAATCATTACTCAAATCTTTTCAGAATGAAAGCAGAGGCTGTAAAGGCTGATGTCCTCTATTTACTCTCTGGTGCGTGGAAACCATCAGTGGAGCGAATTTTCCTTTGGATTGGAGGCTCCCGTCCATCGCAGCTTCTAAAC ATCATCGTGCCTCAACTTGAGCCTTTGACTGATCAACAAATTGTTAGTATTAACAACCTCCGCCTATCGTCTCAGCAAGCTGAAGATGCTCTTTCACAAGGATTGGAAAAACTTCAGCAGAGTTTGGTCCACGACATGGCAGTTGATCCATTGAGTGTAGGAAACTTGGGACTTCAGATGGCTCGTACTATGGAAAAATTTGAGGCACTAGAAGGTTTTGTAAACCAG GCAGATCACCTTAGGCAACAAACTCTGCTGCACATGTCACGCATCCTGTCAATTCACCAAGCTGCTCGCGGCTTGCTGGCTCTCGGGGAATACTTTCATCGTCTTCGTACCCTTTGCTCTCTCTGGTCTGCTCGTTCATGTGAACTTGCCTAG